One window from the genome of Actinoplanes teichomyceticus ATCC 31121 encodes:
- a CDS encoding GGDEF domain-containing protein: MAAPDGAAPAGVPGWQDCAAPGGLQITALAASARAADVTVRAAHRVDAVLLHRLGEAAGGVTVALRTVAPPVAGANRHLDPGPGQPLPLTLSARPAQPAFRYAVLPLIVLVTAIAAVLAARWLARSTTRPLGDLAWAADRVANGDLDTRVPIPRPDELGRLAGTFNRMTRELQSYVQALTASRDQLRRHLAILGDTLSSTHDLDRILPVILRTAMTATGARAGLVLLADPADGTLAARCGAGLTGEWDLPAAELAQRRLIPGRGVLGAVAASGTPLRGSTGTAPGEPACESYLAVPICAPPSGDVLLADAEAGPGTLGVLALYDRLGSPCFDDADLRTLRTFAGQAGVAVHNVRVHEEAQRLSLTDPLTGLWNYRYLREVLRREVERASRFGRMLTVLVLDLDHFKEVNDTYGHPAGDQVLGEFARRIRVGLREVDVAFRQGGEEFVVLLPETDAYGGVIVADRLGALVRDRPVHVEPRRAGLADRIAISVSIGIAVFPEHGDSAQEVLDAADEALYAAKNAGRDTYRLAERVSARAPEGNFDPAPAGRGPQPPRHGSGR; this comes from the coding sequence GATCACCGCGCTGGCCGCCTCCGCGCGGGCTGCGGATGTCACCGTGCGGGCCGCCCATCGGGTCGACGCGGTCCTGCTGCATCGCCTCGGCGAGGCGGCCGGCGGGGTCACGGTCGCGTTGCGTACGGTCGCGCCGCCGGTGGCCGGCGCCAACCGCCATCTCGATCCGGGGCCGGGCCAGCCGTTGCCGCTCACGCTCAGCGCGCGTCCGGCCCAACCCGCTTTCCGGTACGCCGTTCTGCCGCTGATCGTCCTGGTCACCGCGATCGCCGCGGTGCTCGCCGCGCGCTGGCTGGCGCGTTCCACCACCCGCCCGCTCGGTGACCTGGCCTGGGCCGCGGACCGGGTGGCGAACGGCGACCTGGACACCCGGGTGCCGATCCCGCGCCCGGACGAGCTGGGCCGCCTGGCCGGCACCTTCAACCGGATGACCCGGGAGCTGCAGTCGTACGTGCAGGCGCTGACCGCCAGCCGCGACCAGCTGCGCCGGCACCTGGCGATCCTCGGCGACACCCTGTCCAGCACCCATGACCTGGACCGGATCCTGCCGGTGATCCTGCGTACCGCGATGACCGCGACCGGGGCGCGGGCCGGTCTGGTGCTGCTGGCCGACCCGGCGGACGGGACGCTGGCCGCCCGGTGCGGCGCCGGGCTGACCGGCGAGTGGGATCTGCCGGCCGCGGAACTGGCGCAGCGCCGGCTGATTCCGGGGCGCGGGGTGCTCGGCGCGGTCGCCGCCTCCGGCACCCCGCTGCGCGGCTCCACCGGCACGGCGCCCGGCGAACCGGCCTGCGAGTCGTACCTCGCGGTGCCGATCTGCGCGCCACCGTCGGGTGACGTGTTGCTCGCCGACGCGGAGGCCGGACCGGGCACGCTCGGCGTGCTGGCGCTCTACGACCGGCTCGGCAGTCCCTGCTTCGACGACGCCGACCTGCGAACTCTCCGTACCTTCGCGGGGCAGGCCGGGGTCGCGGTGCACAACGTGCGGGTGCACGAGGAGGCGCAGCGATTGTCGCTGACCGATCCGCTCACCGGACTGTGGAACTACCGTTATCTGCGCGAGGTGCTGCGCCGGGAGGTGGAGCGGGCCAGCCGGTTCGGCCGGATGCTCACCGTCCTGGTGCTCGACCTCGATCACTTCAAGGAGGTGAACGACACGTACGGGCACCCGGCGGGCGATCAGGTGCTGGGCGAGTTCGCCCGGCGGATCCGGGTCGGGCTGCGCGAGGTGGACGTGGCGTTCCGCCAGGGCGGGGAGGAGTTCGTGGTGCTGCTGCCGGAGACCGACGCGTACGGCGGGGTGATCGTGGCGGATCGCCTCGGCGCGCTGGTCCGCGACCGGCCGGTGCACGTCGAGCCGCGGCGTGCCGGACTGGCCGACCGGATCGCGATCAGCGTCTCGATCGGCATCGCGGTCTTCCCGGAGCACGGCGACAGCGCGCAGGAGGTCCTCGATGCCGCGGACGAGGCGCTCTACGCGGCGAAGAACGCCGGGCGCGACACCTACCGCCTCGCGGAGCGCGTTTCGGCCCGAGCGCCAGAGGGGAATTTCGATCCCGCTCCGGCCGGTCGCGGGCCACAACCACCGAGGCACGGTTCCGGCCGATAG